In Juglans microcarpa x Juglans regia isolate MS1-56 chromosome 8D, Jm3101_v1.0, whole genome shotgun sequence, the following are encoded in one genomic region:
- the LOC121242330 gene encoding TMV resistance protein N-like: protein MTSSMALQGASSSLSSTSSIRSWTHDVFLSSRGEDVRQKFISHLYHALHHRGINTYIDNNLERGEEISPQIFKSIETSMISIIVLSKSYSESKWCLEELLKILECKEKIKQIVLPLFYDVSPSELRHQKGSFGKAFAKLGCKIKDEVNVTKWKAALQKVANFFGFIFGDRNELEFIQDIIKWVDSIMVNHTFLNVAKYPIGIESRVRDIYQHLSIGRNDIICMVGIFGTGGIGQTTISKEIYNRISYQFEGSCFLKNIRETSKAGGLIQLQKTLLFEILGISLDFHDMDRGINVIRHRLCSKRVLLILDDVDELVQLETLVGALDWFGSRSRIIITTRDQYLLNFSKDVSKYELKILANDEALKLFSLHAFEKDEPLDHYVDLSKQVLQYAQGLPLALTVIGSTLKYQSIHQWKSVLNKYKQIPDVNIQSVLRVSYDGLEDNENDMFLDIACFLKGGPLAVVIKIFDNCGFSPDYGIRRLVDKCLITIDEWNKSVWMHDLLQYMGREIVRLQSPKEPGERSRLWFHEDVCHAQKKKFSFTFISFFSSETY from the exons ATGACTTCTTCCATGGCCTTACAAGGAGCTTCTTCCTCGCTCTCGTCTACTTCTTCCATCCGTTCATGGACTCACGATGTATTCTTGAGTTCTAGAGGTGAGGATGTTCGCCAAAAGTTTATTTCTCATCTATACCATGCTTTGCATCATAGGGGAATTAACACCTACATAGACAATAATCTTGAAAGAGGAGAGGAAATTTCACCgcaaattttcaaatctattgAAACATCAATGATTTCTATCATTGTACTCTCTAAAAGCTATTCAGAGTCCAAATGGTGTTTAGAGGAGCTATTGAAGATCCTTGAGTGTAaggaaaagataaaacaaattGTTCTACCCTTATTTTACGATGTATCGCCGTCTGAGCTACGACATCAAAAAGGGAGTTTTGGAAAAGCATTTGCTAAACTTGGATGTAAGATCAAGGATGAAGTAAATGTTACAAAGTGGAAGGCAGCTTTACAAAAAGTAGCCAATTTTTTCGGATTCATATTTGGGGATAG GAATGAATTAGAGTTTATTCAGGACATCATTAAATGGGTGGACTCAATAATGGTGAATCATACATTTCTTAATGTTGCAAAGTATCCAATTGGAATAGAGTCACGTGTACGAGACATTTATCAGCATTTGAGTATAGGAAGGAATGATATTATATGCATGGTAGGGATATTTGGAACTGGTGGAATTGGTCAGACAACTATTTCAAAAGAGATCTATAACAGGATCTCTTATCAATTTGAAGGAAGctgtttcttgaaaaatattagagaaacTTCGAAAGCAGGAGGTCTGATCCAGCTGCAAAAAACTCTTCTTTTCGAGATTTTGGGAATAAGTTTGGATTTTCATGACATGGACAGAGGCATCAATGTGATTAGGCATAGACTTTGCTCTAAAAGGGTTCTCCTAATTCTTGATGATGTGGATGAATTGGTCCAACTAGAAACATTAGTTGGAGCTCTTGATTGGTTTGGTTCAAGAAGTAGAATCATCATAACAACAAGGGATcaatatttgttaaatttctCTAAAGATGTTTCAAAATATGAGTTGAAGATTTTGGCTAACGATGAAGCTCTTAAGCTCTTTAGCTTGCATGCTTTTGAGAAAGATGAACCGCTTGACCATTATGTGGACCTCTCTAAACAAGTATTGCAATATGCTCAAGGTCTTCCACTTGCTTTAACAGTCATAGGTTCAACACTAAAATATCAAAGCATTCATCAATGGAAAAGTgtattgaataaatataaacaaataccCGACGTAAATATTCAGAGTGTACTTCGAGTAAGTTACGATGGATTGGAAGATAATGAGAATGACATGTTTCTTGATATTGCATGTTTCCTCAAAGGAGGACCATTGGCTGTTGTCATTAAAATATTTGACAATTGTGGTTTCTCTCCTGATTATGGTATCCGGAGGCTTGTAGACAAGTGTCTTATCACTATTGATGAGTGGAATAAAAGTGTTTGGATGCATGACTTGCTACAATATATGGGTCGAGAAATTGTTCGACTACAATCACCAAAAGAACCTGGCGAACGTAGTAGATTATGGTTTCATGAGGATGTTTGTcacgcacaaaaaaaaaaatttagttttacatttatttccttttttagtAGTGAAAcctattag
- the LOC121243733 gene encoding uncharacterized protein LOC121243733 isoform X1 — protein sequence MHVKIWNYKVPNPLLWKEHYNATVLPENEIPEWFQYHKEFLENEIAKRGDDDVQLKGNEEWVINIEGPHYLEDISGIVIYVVTFFNEDLRDESFLSEAEVVLSVFLRAKYSKCERRVKPSG from the exons ATGCATGTGAAGATTTGGAATTATAAAGTGCCAAATCCATTACTGTGGAAG GAACATTATAATGCCACTGTGTTACCGGAAAATGAGATTCCAGAGTGGTTCCAGTATCATAAagaatttttagaaaatgaaattgctAAGAGAGGGGATGATGATGTCCAattgaaaggaaatgaagaatGGGTAATAAATATTGAGGGGCCACACTATTTGGAAGATATCAGCGGAATCGTAATATATGTCGTTACATTTTTTAATGAAGATCTTAGGGATGAGAGTTTTTTATCGGAAGCTGAG GTTGTATTATCTGTGTTCTTGAGAGCAAAATACTCCAAGTGTGAGAGAAGGGTAAAACCGAGTGGTTGA
- the LOC121243733 gene encoding uncharacterized protein LOC121243733 isoform X2, translating to MHVKIWNYKVPNPLLWKEHYNATVLPENEIPEWFQYHKEFLENEIAKRGDDDVQLKGNEEWVINIEGPHYLEDISGIVIYVVTFFNEDLRDESFLSEAER from the exons ATGCATGTGAAGATTTGGAATTATAAAGTGCCAAATCCATTACTGTGGAAG GAACATTATAATGCCACTGTGTTACCGGAAAATGAGATTCCAGAGTGGTTCCAGTATCATAAagaatttttagaaaatgaaattgctAAGAGAGGGGATGATGATGTCCAattgaaaggaaatgaagaatGGGTAATAAATATTGAGGGGCCACACTATTTGGAAGATATCAGCGGAATCGTAATATATGTCGTTACATTTTTTAATGAAGATCTTAGGGATGAGAGTTTTTTATCGGAAGCTGAG CGTTAG